A genomic stretch from Akkermansia massiliensis includes:
- the rpmC gene encoding 50S ribosomal protein L29 has protein sequence MSDKNSPKELRAMSAKELSALVRSLREELFNLRLQQATGQLENNQRIRTVRKDLARALTIKGETGEA, from the coding sequence ATGTCTGATAAGAATTCCCCCAAAGAACTTCGTGCTATGTCCGCCAAAGAGCTTTCCGCTCTGGTGCGCAGCCTTCGTGAAGAACTCTTCAATCTCCGTCTCCAGCAGGCCACCGGCCAGCTGGAAAACAACCAGAGAATCCGCACCGTCCGCAAGGACCTTGCCCGCGCCCTTACCATCAAGGGTGAAACCGGGGAAGCGTAA
- the rplD gene encoding 50S ribosomal protein L4, with product MSANTFTLEAAAAANIQLVGSDKGSQAVHDLIVAYQANRRTGSANSKTRAEVSGNNKKIFRQKGTGNARHGDKRAPIFVGGGVVFGPRPCDYTKKVNKSTRRLALRRVLGDLIAASKVSTVAEFSVADGKTKSFIKAVKDLTDARKVLIVAASFDDSTYLAGRNVQEVLLMTAAEVNIEQLMNADAVILVDNALETLASRTA from the coding sequence ATGTCCGCAAATACCTTTACATTAGAAGCCGCCGCTGCCGCCAACATCCAGCTTGTAGGCAGTGACAAGGGCTCCCAGGCCGTGCATGACCTCATCGTGGCCTACCAGGCGAACCGCCGCACCGGTTCCGCCAACTCCAAGACCCGTGCTGAAGTCAGCGGCAACAACAAGAAGATCTTCCGCCAGAAGGGCACCGGTAATGCCCGTCACGGCGACAAGCGCGCTCCCATCTTTGTGGGCGGCGGCGTGGTCTTCGGTCCCCGCCCCTGCGACTACACCAAGAAGGTGAACAAGAGCACCCGCCGCCTGGCCCTGCGCCGCGTGCTGGGCGATCTGATCGCCGCTTCCAAGGTCAGCACCGTTGCCGAATTCTCTGTCGCTGACGGCAAGACCAAGTCCTTCATCAAGGCCGTCAAGGATCTGACGGACGCCAGGAAGGTGCTCATCGTAGCCGCCTCCTTTGACGATTCCACCTATCTTGCCGGCCGCAACGTTCAGGAAGTTCTCCTGATGACCGCCGCAGAAGTGAACATTGAACAGCTCATGAACGCTGATGCAGTGATCCTCGTTGACAACGCTTTAGAAACCCTCGCCAGCCGTACTGCTTAA
- the rplP gene encoding 50S ribosomal protein L16, producing the protein MPLMPKRVKHRKMHRGSRSGNATSGTYVAFGDFGLQVLDRGWITNNQIEACRIAINRYLKRKGKVFIRIFPQKSFTSRPPDTRMGKGKGAVEGWVAVVRPGNILFEVGGVTESQAREALRLASNKLGVPTRFVYRQGVQH; encoded by the coding sequence ATGCCTTTAATGCCCAAAAGAGTGAAGCACCGCAAGATGCACCGCGGCAGCCGTTCCGGCAATGCCACCAGCGGTACCTATGTTGCCTTTGGTGACTTCGGCCTTCAGGTGCTCGACCGCGGTTGGATCACCAACAACCAGATTGAAGCCTGCCGTATTGCGATCAACCGTTACCTGAAACGTAAAGGTAAGGTGTTCATCCGCATTTTCCCGCAGAAGTCCTTTACGTCCCGTCCCCCGGATACTCGTATGGGTAAGGGCAAGGGCGCCGTGGAAGGCTGGGTGGCCGTTGTCCGTCCCGGCAACATTCTGTTTGAAGTAGGCGGCGTGACCGAATCCCAGGCCCGCGAAGCTCTTCGTCTGGCTTCCAACAAGCTGGGCGTGCCGACCCGCTTCGTCTATCGTCAAGGCGTTCAACACTAA
- the galB gene encoding beta-galactosidase GalB, with translation MFTNITRTTLCITAFSIASLMAAPLDATKTESLDWNWKFARFGKMPDGSTQPEPGKAMGFATATSEESGNPADNAVDGDKSTRWCADGGKSGEKITVDMGRPVDVKTVNILWEKQNNHLFKLEGSGDGKRWTTIEDKTSGQNDSKEDTVENKTGKPRYFRVTVTGNNQSNWASIREITFKNDKGEIIRPQAAAGASKTDHPSSPGFNDKNWRSLNLPHDWGVEGPYRMDLPNETGKLPWDGIGWYRKTLEVPADAKGNQFYLDFDGIMSRPKIYVNGDLAGEWKYGYGSFRVDITPFLKFGQKNTIAVRVDNPPNSSRWYPGGGIHRHVWLTESNPVHIEHWGVFVKTPEITKSSAKVEVDTTVKNTTDKAVTPSVTEEILDGDKVVATTTTRGEAIPAGEKGKVTSTLTLKNPTLWTLEAPHLYKMKTTVKLGDKVIDQKLTNFGVRTIEWKPTGFYLNGERVQLKGVCQHHDLGPLGGAAHTRGYERQIEILKEFGVNSIRTSHNPPAPEVLDLCDKMGILVIDELFDMWHSAKKGQDYHNYFDEWHERDLVNFCHRDRNHPSVIAWSTGNEVPEQGNKNLHSVSQNLTDLFHREDPTRKVTAGCNDAGAARNGFADTMDVYGYNYKPWAYKAFSKDRPDQPFYASETSSCVSTRGEYFFPVDWNKSKGFFLYQVSSYDLYAPGWAYRPDVEFAAQDDNPNSAGEYVWTGFDYLGEPTPYNLDATNALNVPEGPEREKLMAELKKLGNRAPSRSSYFGIVDLCGFKKDRFYIYQAHWRPDVKMAHILPHWNWPERKGQVTPVHVYTSGDEAELFLNGKSQGVRKKGTGEKDRYRLVWEDVKYTPGTLKVVVKKDGKPWATDTVTTTGKPAALTLKPDRSEIKGDGYDLSYVTVAVRDAQGRMVPRSKNQLTFKVSGPADIAGICNGDPTDFTTMANPENKNIMKIKAFNGLAQVILRSRKGESGKVTLQVISNGLKPAQTTVTVK, from the coding sequence ATGTTCACCAACATTACACGCACGACCCTCTGCATTACTGCGTTCAGCATCGCCAGCCTCATGGCGGCGCCCCTGGACGCCACCAAAACGGAGAGCCTGGATTGGAACTGGAAATTTGCCCGTTTCGGAAAAATGCCGGATGGCAGCACACAGCCGGAACCGGGAAAAGCCATGGGATTCGCCACTGCCACCAGTGAGGAATCCGGCAATCCGGCGGACAATGCCGTGGACGGGGACAAGTCCACCCGCTGGTGTGCCGACGGCGGCAAAAGCGGGGAGAAAATCACTGTGGACATGGGACGCCCCGTGGACGTGAAAACCGTCAACATCCTGTGGGAAAAACAAAACAACCATCTCTTCAAGCTGGAAGGCTCCGGTGACGGAAAACGCTGGACGACCATTGAAGACAAAACTTCCGGACAAAACGACTCCAAGGAAGACACGGTGGAAAACAAAACCGGCAAGCCACGCTACTTCCGCGTCACCGTCACGGGCAACAACCAGAGCAACTGGGCCAGCATCCGTGAAATCACCTTTAAAAACGACAAGGGGGAAATCATCCGCCCGCAGGCCGCCGCCGGAGCCAGCAAGACGGACCATCCCTCCAGCCCCGGTTTCAACGACAAAAACTGGCGTTCTCTGAACCTGCCGCATGACTGGGGTGTGGAAGGGCCATACCGCATGGACCTTCCCAATGAAACAGGCAAGCTCCCGTGGGACGGCATCGGCTGGTACCGCAAAACGCTGGAAGTACCGGCGGACGCCAAGGGCAACCAATTCTATCTGGACTTTGACGGCATCATGTCCCGCCCGAAAATCTATGTAAACGGAGACCTGGCCGGCGAATGGAAATACGGGTACGGCTCCTTCCGCGTGGACATCACGCCCTTCCTGAAATTCGGCCAGAAAAACACCATCGCCGTCAGGGTGGACAATCCCCCCAACTCCTCCCGCTGGTATCCGGGCGGCGGCATCCACCGCCATGTGTGGCTCACGGAATCCAACCCCGTGCACATCGAACACTGGGGCGTCTTCGTCAAAACCCCGGAAATCACTAAATCCTCCGCCAAGGTGGAAGTGGACACCACGGTGAAAAACACCACGGACAAGGCCGTCACCCCCTCCGTTACGGAAGAAATTCTGGACGGTGACAAGGTAGTGGCCACAACCACCACCAGGGGGGAAGCGATCCCCGCCGGGGAAAAAGGCAAGGTCACCAGCACGCTGACGCTTAAAAACCCCACCCTGTGGACGCTTGAGGCCCCCCATCTGTACAAGATGAAAACCACGGTCAAGCTGGGTGACAAGGTCATTGACCAGAAACTCACGAACTTTGGCGTGCGCACCATTGAATGGAAGCCCACGGGCTTCTACCTCAACGGGGAGCGCGTGCAGCTCAAGGGCGTCTGCCAGCACCATGACCTGGGGCCCCTGGGCGGAGCCGCCCATACGCGCGGCTATGAACGCCAGATTGAAATCCTGAAGGAATTCGGCGTCAACTCCATCCGTACGTCCCACAACCCTCCCGCGCCGGAAGTGCTGGACCTGTGCGACAAGATGGGCATCCTGGTCATTGACGAACTCTTCGACATGTGGCACAGCGCCAAAAAAGGGCAGGACTACCACAACTACTTTGACGAATGGCATGAACGCGACCTGGTCAACTTCTGCCACCGGGACCGCAACCATCCCAGCGTCATCGCCTGGAGCACGGGCAACGAAGTGCCGGAACAGGGCAACAAAAACCTGCATAGCGTCTCCCAGAACCTCACGGACCTCTTCCACCGGGAAGACCCCACCCGCAAGGTGACGGCCGGCTGCAATGACGCAGGGGCCGCCCGGAACGGCTTCGCGGACACGATGGACGTCTATGGCTACAACTACAAGCCCTGGGCGTACAAGGCCTTCTCCAAGGACCGCCCGGACCAGCCCTTCTACGCCAGTGAAACCTCCTCCTGCGTCAGCACGCGCGGAGAATACTTCTTCCCCGTGGACTGGAACAAGAGCAAGGGCTTCTTCCTCTACCAGGTCAGCTCCTATGACCTCTACGCCCCCGGCTGGGCCTACCGCCCGGACGTGGAATTCGCCGCCCAGGACGACAACCCCAACAGCGCGGGCGAATACGTGTGGACGGGCTTCGACTACCTGGGAGAACCCACCCCGTACAACCTGGACGCCACCAACGCCCTGAACGTGCCGGAAGGTCCGGAACGTGAAAAACTGATGGCCGAGCTCAAGAAGCTGGGCAACCGCGCTCCCTCCCGCAGTTCCTACTTCGGCATCGTGGACCTGTGCGGCTTCAAGAAAGACCGCTTCTACATCTACCAGGCCCACTGGAGGCCGGATGTCAAAATGGCCCACATCCTGCCGCACTGGAACTGGCCGGAACGCAAGGGCCAGGTAACGCCCGTGCATGTCTACACCAGCGGGGATGAAGCGGAACTCTTCCTCAACGGGAAATCCCAGGGCGTCCGCAAAAAGGGCACCGGTGAAAAAGACCGCTACCGCCTCGTGTGGGAAGACGTGAAATACACGCCCGGCACCCTCAAAGTCGTCGTCAAAAAAGACGGCAAGCCCTGGGCTACGGACACGGTAACCACCACCGGAAAACCGGCGGCGCTCACCCTCAAGCCGGACCGCAGTGAAATCAAGGGAGACGGCTATGACCTCTCCTACGTCACCGTGGCCGTCCGCGACGCGCAGGGCCGCATGGTGCCCCGCAGCAAAAACCAGCTCACCTTCAAGGTAAGCGGCCCCGCGGACATTGCCGGCATCTGCAACGGCGATCCCACAGACTTCACCACCATGGCGAACCCGGAAAACAAAAACATCATGAAAATCAAGGCCTTCAACGGTCTTGCCCAGGTCATTCTGCGTTCCCGCAAGGGTGAATCCGGAAAAGTGACGCTCCAGGTCATCTCCAACGGCCTCAAGCCGGCCCAGACGACCGTGACGGTCAAATAA
- the rpsS gene encoding 30S ribosomal protein S19, with protein sequence MGRSLKKGPFVSQKLLAKIDAQLETGDRKPIKTWSRASMITPDFVGLTFLVHAGKNFATVYVTENMVGHKLGEFAPTRVFKQHGGIGKK encoded by the coding sequence ATGGGACGTTCTCTCAAAAAAGGCCCTTTTGTCAGTCAAAAGCTTCTCGCCAAGATCGACGCTCAGCTTGAAACCGGTGACCGCAAGCCGATCAAGACCTGGAGCCGCGCATCCATGATTACGCCTGACTTCGTCGGTCTGACCTTCCTGGTGCACGCCGGCAAGAACTTTGCCACGGTGTACGTCACGGAAAACATGGTAGGCCACAAGCTTGGTGAATTTGCCCCGACTCGTGTCTTCAAACAGCACGGCGGTATCGGTAAGAAGTAA
- the rplV gene encoding 50S ribosomal protein L22 — protein sequence MEVKAVYKYARISAKKMRDIAQEIQGLSVSQATDILSYTPKKGAYLLNKTLKSALANAENNAELSVDTLVVKSVMVDEGPTMRPTMRRTMPRARGSANMIRKRTSHITVVLADQEG from the coding sequence ATGGAAGTGAAAGCTGTTTACAAATACGCCCGCATCTCTGCCAAGAAGATGCGCGATATTGCTCAAGAAATTCAAGGCTTGTCCGTCTCCCAGGCGACCGACATCCTGTCCTACACCCCCAAGAAGGGTGCCTACCTGCTGAATAAGACGCTCAAGTCCGCCTTGGCCAACGCCGAGAATAATGCGGAACTGTCCGTTGACACGCTGGTGGTCAAGTCCGTCATGGTCGATGAAGGCCCCACGATGCGCCCCACGATGCGCCGCACGATGCCCCGCGCCCGTGGATCCGCCAACATGATCCGCAAGCGCACATCCCATATCACCGTCGTACTGGCCGATCAAGAAGGCTAA
- the rplN gene encoding 50S ribosomal protein L14, whose translation MIQMESLVQVADNTGARSAKMIGVIGKRTRQAHIGDIITCHIRESIPTASVKKGTVVKAVVVRTAAPIRRDDGSVLRFDGNAVVIIDKDNNPRGTRIFGPVARELREKKFMKIVSLAPEVL comes from the coding sequence ATGATCCAGATGGAATCCCTAGTCCAGGTGGCCGACAACACCGGCGCCCGCTCCGCCAAGATGATTGGCGTCATCGGCAAGCGCACCCGTCAGGCCCACATTGGCGACATTATTACCTGCCACATCCGCGAGTCCATTCCCACCGCTTCCGTGAAGAAAGGTACTGTGGTGAAGGCCGTAGTGGTGCGCACCGCCGCCCCGATCCGCCGTGATGACGGCTCCGTGCTCCGTTTTGACGGCAACGCCGTCGTCATTATCGACAAGGACAACAACCCGCGCGGCACCCGTATTTTCGGGCCGGTCGCCCGTGAACTCCGTGAAAAGAAGTTCATGAAGATTGTTTCCCTTGCTCCGGAAGTGCTCTAA
- the rpsQ gene encoding 30S ribosomal protein S17, translated as MSEQTETTKKPGLRKTRVGVVTSTKMDKTIVVEYVARVPHPKFKKIVKKSKKFYAHDENSTAKVGDKVRIVETRPLSKLKCWELVEVLTH; from the coding sequence ATGTCCGAACAAACCGAAACAACCAAGAAGCCCGGCCTTCGCAAGACGCGCGTCGGCGTGGTGACCTCCACCAAGATGGACAAGACCATCGTCGTGGAATACGTTGCCCGCGTTCCGCACCCCAAGTTCAAGAAGATCGTCAAGAAGAGCAAGAAGTTCTATGCCCATGACGAAAATTCCACGGCCAAGGTAGGCGATAAGGTACGTATCGTTGAAACCCGCCCGCTTTCCAAGCTCAAGTGCTGGGAACTGGTGGAAGTGCTTACCCACTAA
- the rplB gene encoding 50S ribosomal protein L2, translating into MSLKSFKPVTPSNRYKVWPSFDEITTSTPEKSLCRPLKKSGGRNNNGRITTRHIGGGHKRKYRLVDFKRNKFDVPATVLTIEYDPNRTCRIALIEYKDGEKSYILAPTGLQVGMKVESGQKVAPKVGNAMPLKNVPLGTSVHNIEIRPGSGGKVARAAGQQAIVSNREAGYALIKMPSGEIRRFNEDCYCTIGQVGNTQHMNEMSGKAGRTRWMGVRPTVRGMTMNPVDHPNGGGEGKSKSGGGRQHLKSPWGHVKGQKTRRLRKPSDSVIVQRRNAK; encoded by the coding sequence ATGTCCCTCAAGTCATTCAAGCCAGTTACTCCCTCTAACCGCTACAAGGTGTGGCCGTCCTTTGACGAAATCACTACCTCTACCCCGGAAAAGAGTCTCTGCAGACCCCTCAAGAAATCCGGTGGCCGCAATAACAACGGCCGCATCACCACCCGCCACATCGGCGGTGGCCACAAGCGCAAGTATCGCCTGGTGGACTTCAAGCGCAACAAGTTTGACGTGCCCGCCACCGTGCTTACCATCGAATACGATCCCAACCGCACCTGCCGCATCGCCTTGATCGAATACAAGGACGGTGAAAAGTCCTACATCCTGGCTCCTACGGGCCTCCAGGTGGGCATGAAGGTGGAAAGCGGCCAGAAGGTTGCTCCCAAGGTCGGCAATGCGATGCCCCTGAAGAACGTTCCCCTGGGTACCTCCGTTCACAACATTGAAATCCGTCCGGGTTCCGGCGGCAAGGTTGCCCGTGCAGCCGGCCAGCAGGCCATTGTTTCCAACCGTGAAGCAGGCTATGCGCTGATCAAGATGCCCTCCGGCGAAATCCGCCGTTTCAATGAGGATTGCTACTGCACCATCGGTCAGGTTGGCAATACCCAGCACATGAACGAAATGTCCGGCAAGGCCGGCCGCACCCGCTGGATGGGCGTTCGTCCCACCGTGCGCGGTATGACGATGAACCCCGTCGACCACCCGAACGGTGGTGGTGAAGGCAAGTCCAAGTCCGGCGGTGGTCGTCAGCACCTCAAGTCTCCGTGGGGCCACGTCAAGGGCCAGAAGACCCGCCGTCTCCGCAAGCCCAGCGACTCCGTCATCGTACAGCGCCGCAACGCCAAGTAA
- the rpsC gene encoding 30S ribosomal protein S3, giving the protein MGQKVNPIGFRLAVNKDWRSKWYATGQDYATKLHEDLVMRKYIKEQLMSAAVSSIVIERAWNSVRITVHTARPGLVIGRKGEEIEKIRQYLQGLCGASTQVNIDIVEIRSPETDAQLIAENVAVQLERRVSFRRAMKRAVQVAMERGADGIRIRCAGRLGGADIARAEWYREGKVPLQTLRTPIDYGFAEARTLYGIIGVKCWVNKRDEVVSQQTSRPSGPRGPRRPRA; this is encoded by the coding sequence ATGGGTCAGAAAGTAAATCCAATCGGGTTCCGCCTCGCCGTCAACAAGGACTGGCGTTCCAAGTGGTACGCCACGGGCCAGGATTACGCCACCAAGCTGCATGAAGACTTGGTGATGCGCAAGTACATCAAGGAACAGTTGATGTCCGCCGCCGTCTCCAGCATCGTGATTGAACGTGCCTGGAACAGCGTCCGCATTACCGTCCACACCGCCCGTCCGGGTCTTGTCATCGGCCGCAAGGGTGAAGAAATTGAAAAGATCCGCCAGTACCTCCAGGGCCTGTGCGGCGCTTCCACCCAGGTCAACATTGACATCGTGGAAATCCGTTCTCCTGAAACGGACGCCCAGCTCATCGCTGAAAACGTGGCCGTCCAGCTGGAACGCCGCGTTTCCTTCCGCCGCGCCATGAAGCGCGCCGTGCAGGTAGCCATGGAACGTGGCGCCGACGGCATCCGCATCCGCTGCGCCGGCCGTCTCGGCGGCGCCGATATCGCCCGTGCCGAATGGTACCGCGAAGGCAAAGTGCCGTTGCAGACGCTCCGCACCCCGATTGACTACGGTTTCGCCGAAGCCCGCACCCTGTACGGCATCATCGGCGTGAAGTGCTGGGTCAACAAGCGCGATGAAGTCGTCTCCCAGCAGACCTCACGCCCGTCCGGCCCCCGCGGTCCCCGTCGTCCGCGTGCCTAA
- a CDS encoding valine--tRNA ligase → MSDLPKAYDPSLVEEKWQSRWIEEGCFKADPASEKPAYSVVIPPPNVTGVLHLGHVLNNTIQDILVRRARQKGYEALWLPGTDHAGIATQVRVEKDLKQTTGKSRHDLGREAFLEKVWEWKEKHGGIIINQLHKLGCSCDWDRERFTMDEEYTKAVGQVFIDLFREGLIYRGRRMVNWCPVSLTALSDEEVIMTEQKSKLYTVLYKLEDGSGALHVATTRPETIMADVAVAVNPKDPRYAHLIGKNVMRPLNAAPIPIIGDEYVEIEFGTGALKITPAHDKADFEIGRKFNLEIIDILTPDGHINCTEVPELHGMDRFDARRKSVEMLEAAGLMVKIEDYDNKVGFSERANVPIEPRLSMQWFLKYPCVKEAADAVAGGDITFRPARWAKTYAHWLENIQDWCISRQLWWGHRIPVWYRKDKAEELRNAPALDASALEQGFLYVGTEPPADPENWTQDSDVMDTWFSSWLWPFSTMDDETRAKFYPTTDLVTGPDIIFFWVARMIMAGYRFQHDKPFSNVFFTSIIRDKIGRKMSKSLGNSPDPLDLIANYGADGLRFGLMRIAPTGTDVRFDENQIGEGRNFANKLYNATRFRLMQGAAEEDAAPHYSPVHISIISKLKQLHADVEKALADYEFNALIQNLYQFFWNEYCDRFLEAVKGDLRDGADPAARAATLTTMDTVLRHYLALLHPVMPHITEELWVSLGFADANGGLPLMRTPLPSADGLLAGLDETRITLANTQAAALYETANKARNLKAEYDLSNNKNVSFILKTTHDVPLDILSRLSILANAKSVTRDAAYSAPKGTPAALTPLGELFLPLEGLIDVEAEKERLGKELDKIAREIAKSSSKLGNAGFVERAPAEVVDQEKARLADWEAKQAQLKGMLDSLS, encoded by the coding sequence ATGTCTGATCTGCCCAAAGCATATGATCCGTCCCTAGTGGAAGAAAAATGGCAATCCCGCTGGATTGAAGAAGGTTGTTTCAAGGCTGACCCGGCTTCTGAAAAGCCTGCCTACTCCGTCGTCATTCCTCCCCCCAACGTCACGGGAGTGCTCCACCTGGGCCATGTGCTGAACAACACCATCCAGGACATCCTGGTGCGCCGCGCGCGCCAGAAAGGATATGAAGCCCTGTGGCTGCCGGGCACGGACCACGCCGGAATCGCCACTCAGGTACGGGTGGAAAAGGACCTCAAGCAGACGACGGGAAAGAGCCGCCATGACCTGGGCCGTGAAGCCTTCCTGGAAAAAGTCTGGGAATGGAAGGAAAAACACGGCGGCATCATCATCAACCAGCTCCACAAGCTGGGCTGCTCCTGTGACTGGGACCGCGAACGCTTCACGATGGATGAGGAATACACCAAAGCCGTCGGGCAGGTATTCATTGACCTCTTCCGGGAAGGCCTCATCTACCGCGGCCGCCGCATGGTCAACTGGTGCCCCGTTTCCCTCACCGCCCTCTCCGATGAGGAAGTCATCATGACGGAGCAAAAAAGCAAGCTTTACACCGTCCTCTACAAGCTGGAAGACGGCTCCGGAGCCCTTCACGTAGCCACCACCCGTCCGGAAACCATCATGGCGGACGTGGCCGTGGCCGTCAACCCGAAGGACCCGCGGTACGCCCACCTCATCGGCAAAAACGTCATGCGCCCGCTCAACGCCGCCCCCATTCCCATCATCGGGGATGAATACGTGGAAATAGAATTCGGCACGGGCGCTCTGAAAATCACCCCGGCCCATGACAAGGCCGACTTTGAAATAGGCCGGAAATTCAATCTGGAAATCATAGACATCCTCACCCCCGACGGCCATATCAACTGCACGGAAGTGCCGGAACTGCACGGCATGGACCGCTTTGACGCGCGCCGGAAATCCGTGGAAATGCTGGAAGCCGCGGGCCTCATGGTCAAAATTGAAGACTATGACAACAAGGTGGGCTTCTCCGAACGCGCCAACGTCCCGATCGAACCGCGCCTCTCCATGCAATGGTTCCTCAAATACCCGTGCGTGAAGGAGGCGGCGGACGCCGTGGCCGGCGGGGACATCACCTTCCGCCCCGCGCGCTGGGCGAAAACCTATGCCCACTGGCTGGAAAACATCCAGGACTGGTGCATCTCCCGCCAGCTCTGGTGGGGGCACCGCATCCCCGTCTGGTACCGGAAGGACAAGGCGGAAGAACTCAGGAACGCCCCTGCTCTGGACGCCTCCGCCCTGGAGCAAGGCTTCCTCTACGTGGGAACCGAGCCGCCCGCGGATCCGGAAAACTGGACTCAGGACAGCGACGTGATGGACACATGGTTCTCCTCCTGGCTGTGGCCCTTCTCCACCATGGATGACGAAACCCGCGCCAAATTCTACCCCACCACGGACCTCGTCACGGGACCGGACATCATCTTCTTCTGGGTGGCCCGCATGATCATGGCCGGCTACCGCTTCCAGCATGACAAGCCGTTCAGCAACGTCTTCTTCACGTCCATCATCCGCGACAAAATAGGACGTAAAATGAGCAAATCCCTGGGCAACTCCCCGGACCCGCTGGACCTGATCGCCAACTACGGCGCGGACGGCCTCCGCTTCGGCCTCATGCGCATCGCCCCCACGGGCACGGACGTGCGCTTTGACGAAAACCAGATCGGCGAGGGCAGGAACTTTGCCAACAAACTTTACAACGCCACCCGCTTCCGCCTGATGCAGGGCGCGGCGGAGGAAGACGCTGCGCCGCACTACTCCCCCGTGCACATCTCCATCATCTCCAAGCTCAAGCAGCTCCATGCAGATGTGGAAAAAGCGCTGGCGGACTACGAATTCAACGCCCTCATCCAGAACCTGTACCAATTCTTCTGGAACGAATACTGCGACCGCTTCCTGGAAGCCGTCAAGGGAGATTTGAGGGACGGAGCGGACCCTGCGGCACGGGCGGCCACGCTAACCACCATGGACACGGTGCTCAGGCACTACCTGGCCCTGCTGCATCCGGTCATGCCGCACATCACGGAGGAACTCTGGGTTTCCCTGGGCTTTGCGGACGCCAACGGCGGCCTTCCGCTCATGCGCACCCCGCTCCCCTCCGCGGACGGTCTTCTGGCAGGGCTGGACGAAACCCGCATCACGCTGGCGAACACCCAGGCTGCGGCTCTCTATGAAACGGCCAACAAGGCCCGGAACCTGAAGGCGGAATACGACCTCTCCAACAACAAAAACGTCAGCTTCATCCTGAAAACCACCCATGACGTCCCGCTGGACATCCTCTCCCGGCTGTCCATTCTGGCAAACGCCAAATCCGTCACCCGGGACGCTGCCTACTCCGCCCCCAAGGGAACGCCTGCGGCCCTCACGCCGCTGGGAGAGCTCTTCCTTCCCCTGGAAGGACTCATTGACGTGGAAGCGGAAAAGGAACGACTGGGCAAGGAGCTGGACAAAATTGCCAGGGAAATCGCCAAATCCTCCTCCAAGCTGGGCAATGCGGGCTTTGTAGAAAGAGCCCCGGCGGAAGTCGTGGACCAGGAAAAAGCCCGTCTGGCGGATTGGGAGGCAAAACAGGCCCAACTGAAAGGGATGCTTGATTCCCTTTCCTAA
- the rplW gene encoding 50S ribosomal protein L23, which translates to MKDIYQVIKKVRISEKATMLQETTGELVLEVDRDANKIEIKKAVEVAFGKKVASVRTANYDGKLKRQRRADAGRTAHWKKAYIKLANGETLDLV; encoded by the coding sequence ATGAAAGACATTTACCAAGTCATCAAGAAGGTGCGCATCAGCGAAAAGGCCACCATGCTCCAGGAAACCACTGGCGAGCTGGTCCTTGAAGTTGACCGCGACGCCAACAAAATCGAAATCAAAAAGGCTGTCGAAGTCGCTTTCGGCAAGAAGGTCGCTTCCGTGCGCACCGCCAACTATGACGGCAAGCTCAAGCGTCAGCGCCGTGCTGATGCAGGTCGCACCGCTCATTGGAAAAAAGCTTACATCAAGCTTGCCAACGGTGAAACCCTTGACCTCGTTTAA